A window of Candidatus Binataceae bacterium genomic DNA:
TCGGATGTTCTGATTCACTCTGAACAGGTTAGTCGGGTCGTATTTCTTCTTCAGCATTGCCAAACGCTCGTAATTATCGCCATACGCAGCTTTAACGCGCGCTTCGCCCTCATCGTCCATCATGAAGTTCGCGTAGGCGCCGGCGAGATTGAAAGGATGGACGGCTTCCCAATAGTCCCGCGCCCATTGCTTGAGGGTCGGGGCATTGGCCGGATCGGGATCGACCCCGAAGATT
This region includes:
- a CDS encoding BBE domain-containing protein — translated: IFGVDPDPANAPTLKQWARDYWEAVHPFNLAGAYANFMMDDEGEARVKAAYGDNYERLAMLKKKYDPTNLFRVNQNIRPAP